The sequence aagtcatccctctctttattcggcggataaagagattgcttccgagtggacctccggccttttaaaaaaaaaaaaaaagaaattataataataataaataaataaataaatacataaaaattgagacgccatgaaaatggtagaatcaaattttcatgggtttaaaagcctgcctgaaaatcaatttaggctctaagcggcagtcaagacgccacttaATCGACGTTTGGTGTTGCCTCAATAAATAAAGCCAAGGGACCTTGTAAACAGAACACGAAAGGTATGCCGGGTGGAAGTTGTTGcacaagcaaagagccaaccacccgtaacaaaccaaagcaccactcatgcacctttacggtagacatccccgaagCCACACAACTAAAAGAAAACCACTCAAGCTCATGAGCAAAGAAGGTCGTCCTCAGTCATAATGACCTCAGGATGCACCGAACGATACGAGACACACACACCCCCACCCACCCACCACACACACACGCACCCATCTATACACACccccatacacacacacacacccccaaTAAAACATAAATCTATATACAAACCAGCATACAACCGTACATAAACATACCTAAATACCTGCAAGAACACGTACCTACGTACATACAAACGCCAACAAAACAAGCAAAAAACATACATACAaacctgcaaaaaaaaaaaaaaaaaaaaaaaaaaaaaaaaacagcctaGCAAAAATACATAATCAAAACCTAcaattcttcaaaaaaaaaaaaaacagaaaacctaCAAACATAGACATAAAAAACCTACACTACAAAACTTACATACATACCTCCCAAAAACAAACGTACAAACCATGCATACATATCAACAAACAAACGTGCATACAAACACCAAAAAACAAAAACCTACTCGTCTACTAGTTCTAGTAGATGTAAATAATAAAAAAcggtaatgataatgatactagtaataatagtaataattataataataatacaagtacaaGTAGTAGTAAAATAAtagttaatagtaatagtaataaacataataataatagtaataattataataaaaaattaataatacaaataataataataatcctaataataatagtaataataataataataataataataataataataataataataataataataatagttttagtaaaAGTACAGTAATAGTATTGCTAAGAGTATAGTAGtagtacaaatgataataatactaatagtaataataataataaacataataataatactaataataataataataatagtaatattagtaaaagtataggaatagtacagagtagtagtgataataataatacaaatagtgatagtaaaaaaaataataataatagtaataataaaaataataatattaatattaatattaatactaataataataataataataataataataataataatcctaataataaaactagtaaaaaaaagaataacaataataataataataaaagaaaagtaaccctactcgactattctaattctagccctccacgcacccctatcagaagtcatgtcctcggtcaacgaaagctccctcatgtcgagccttagtctatccatccacctacgagtaggtctaccccttctcctaacGCCAACGACcgtgagtgcctcgactctcctaaccggtgCAATACTTGGTcgcctcatcacatgcccaaaccatcgaagtcgttcttctcttagcttgtcgatgatgctaccGACCCCAAGGTCTTCCCTAAACACCCCATTTGGGATCATATCTAACATGGTTTTAccgcacgtccacctaagcatcctcatttctgccacttccatccttctctcttgggccttcgtcattggccaacattccgatccgtacaacatggcaggtctaattgccaccttgaagaatttccctttcaatttgaaCGGTATCTTCTTGTCGTACAAGACCCctttcgctgctctccacttcatccaacctaccttaatacgatgagtcacgtcctcgtctatcctccctgatttgtggaggaccgaacctagatatctaaacgactcttgtggttgcaagatctggtccccaatgCTGATATTCCCTCCAACATTTAGTTCATCCTCAGTCCTACTGAATTCGCACCTtagatattccgtcttttgtctactgaTCCGTAGCCCATTTTGTTCTAAGGCCTCCCTCCATCGTTCTAGTCTTCTATTAAGTTCATCCTTTTGTTCCGATACAAGCacgatatcatcggcaaaaatcagacACCAAGGGATGTTTTCTTGTATTCCTTGAGACAGCTCGTCgaggatcaaagcgaaaaggaaAGGACTAAGGGCTGATCCCTGATGCAAGCCTACTTCTATCGAGAAATACTCCGTGTTTCCCACAGGCGTCCTAACACAGGACTTCGCCCCATCGTACATATCTATAATAGCTCTAATATACTTACTTGGGATACCCCTAacattaagggtcttccaaatcagctTTCGCGGTACGCTATCATAGGCCTTTTCTAAGTCTAAGAAGACCATCTCTAGACCCTTTTGTttctccctatacttctccataacgcttcttaaaatatgaattgcctccatcgaagagcgccctggcatgaaaccaaattggttttctgaaaccgtagtttcgcgtcgaagtctagtctcaatcactctctcccaaagcttcatagtatgactaagtaattttatgcctctataattaccGCAGATTTGGGCATCCCCTTTATTTTTGTAGATGGGGATAATCTCACTGAGTCTCCATTCCGTAGGCAACTTATAACTTCTAAGAATCTTATTGAAAAGACACGTCAACCACCTGACACCATCGTCGCCaaggcaccgccacgcctctatTGGAATCTGGTCCGGTCCTACAGCTTTGTTTCTACCCATTTTTCGTAGTGCCGATCTTACTTCTCCCTGACTGATTCTCCTACAGAAGTTGTTGTTCCGGAATTGTCCTATTCCCAAGTCCTGTGGATCCTCTTGGCGCCCGAGTCCTTCACCCACGAAAAGAGATGAGAAAtacccttcccatcttttcctaatttctTCTTCCTTCACTATGGTTTGACCGGCTTCATCCTTGATAAACTTGGTGATATCTATATCCCTCCTCCTACGCTCCCTCGCTTTTGCAATCCTGTAAATATCATTTGCTCCTTCTTTAGAGTATAGTTTTCTATACAAATCTTCATACGCTTTATCTTTTGCACGGGCAACGGCCTTCTTAGCTTCTCTATTGGCTTCTTTATACCTCTCCTCTGCCCTAGTTCTATCATCACGTGTCCCGTCCCGACATCTAATGGGCTCCCTAAACCTCAGTTGCTTAAGCGCAACTTTGGTTTGAACCTCATCACTAATCCACCATGATTCTCTACTAGACTTATGTCCTCTCGATGTCCCTACTGCCACACCTAATGTTTCCTTGGCAACATCTCTAATAGTTGTTGCCAAACTATTCCACATCTGATCTACGTTCACTTGAGTAACCGTATCCATTCCTGCCTCTACTCTTTCCAAAACTGACGCTTTAAAAGTTTCGGCATTCACTTCATTCAGCTTCTTCCAAAGGATCCTAGGTTGGACGGGTCTCACTCTCCTAGTAACCCGCCTCTGCACAACCAAGTCCATGACCAATAATCGGTATTGGGTGGAACAGGTCCAGGTAGTCAGGGCTCTACAGTCTCTGCAAGCCCTAAGGTCCCCTTTGCGAAGCAGCAAATAGTCAATCTGGGTACTATGTCCCCCACTATGGAAAGTTGCAAGTTGTGCTTCCGTCTTCCTAAAGAAAGAGTTTGCAACAACCAAATCGTGGGCAACAGCGAATTCGAGAATAGAGCGTCCTTCTTCATTTCGAACTCCGTACCTAAAGCCCCCATGGACACCCGTATATCCGTCCGAAAACGTTCCTATATGTCCATTAAGGTCACCCCCAAAAAGCAAACGATGGTCAGCGGGGCAACTCCTCACAACTTCGTCTAACGATTCCCAAAAGCGGCTTTTTTCTTCATCTCCTAATCCAGCATGAGGTGCGTAAGCGCAAATGACCATGTAAGTCTCCTCCTGGATAACTAACCTAACCGCCATAATCCTATCGCTACACCTATCCACACCCACAATATTATCCTTATAAAGGGGTCCTATAAAGATCCCTATCCCGTTTCTAGCTACTCTAGAACCCGAAAACCACAACCTGTAGTCGTCAATGTCAACCGCCTCTTCACCTCTCCATCTGGTCTCTTGAACACACAATATGTCCACTCTACTCTTAAGTAACGTATCTACAAGTTCCCGGGATTTGCTAGTCAAAGTTCCTACATTCCAACTACCTACTCTAATCCTAACACGAGTATCTCTACTCTCTCTAGACCTACCCGCCCCTAAGCTAACAGGACATGACCTCAAGTAACCATACGAAAGTGACGagtgaaaatagaacaattgcaactaaaatcttgtctttcttgagggataatgctatgaaatatatgttcctttttagccttatcaaagtcTAAATCcaatcttcaatttagcacaatttacaaaccgtaaacacttagaacacatatcttatatcattggaaaggtaatttgacgaagaacacaactaaacacatttcatcaatcaaaagcaTCATTTGCAAAAATCGAATTTCCAagttgaaagttcattaaatgttcaccataaatgctttcaaatTCATAAATtcactttgatgattcgggaattaaatgcacatatataatacgccgtttcgtaggtaattatgcatacaatgcaactaaatatttacaaacaacattgcatagcatttggtgcatcaaaaatccattttattcctatcaaaccctaacccaaaatcacaatttttgcaattaagtttatggagtctatctaagtcaacctacacatcaaattgaagctagtgatgctagtaacacaatcaatacatgcatttataacgtttaacaacattcaagcaaccaaatcaccaaatcaaacacaccaaaatttatgttcatgctagttacttaaaataacgagatcgagcatataaatcacatactcATGTTAGACTtgac comes from Rutidosis leptorrhynchoides isolate AG116_Rl617_1_P2 chromosome 4, CSIRO_AGI_Rlap_v1, whole genome shotgun sequence and encodes:
- the LOC139842436 gene encoding uncharacterized protein codes for the protein MSYTLLKSRVDILCVQETRWRGEEAVDIDDYRLWFSGSRVARNGIGIFIGPLYKDNIVGVDRCSDRIMAVRLVIQEETYMVICAYAPHAGLGDEEKSRFWESLDEVVRSCPADHRLLFGGDLNGHIGTFSDGYTGVHGGFRYGVRNEEGRSILEFAVAHDLVVANSFFRKTEAQLATFHSGGHSTQIDYLLLRKGDLRACRDCRALTTWTCSTQYRLLVMDLVVQRRVTRRVRPVQPRILWKKLNEVNAETFKASVLERVEAGMDTVTQVNVDQMWNSLATTIRDVAKETLGVAVGTSRGHKSSRESWWISDEVQTKVALKQLRFREPIRCRDGTRDDRTRAEERYKEANREAKKAVARAKDKAYEDLYRKLYSKEGANDIYRIAKARERRRRDIDITKFIKDEAGQTIVKEEEIRKRWEGYFSSLFVGEGLGRQEDPQDLGIGQFRNNNFCRRISQGEVRSALRKMGRNKAVGPDQIPIEAWRCLGDDGVREKQKGLEMVFLDLEKAYDSVPRKLIWKTLNVRGIPSKYIRAIIDMYDGAKSCVRTPVGNTEYFSIEVGLHQGSALSPFLFALILDELSQGIQENIPWCLIFADDIVLVSEQKDELNRRLERWREALEQNGLRISRQKTEYLRFVCMFFACFVGVCMYVGTCSCRYLGMFMYGCMLPVLLSNGVFRGLVRNRVFIGFLGDGVFVCLVETRVFGGFVGDSVFVNFVKAGVFLGFVGDDVFVDFVGVEAFLLCRQHKYK